One Peterkaempfera bronchialis DNA window includes the following coding sequences:
- the pulA gene encoding pullulanase-type alpha-1,6-glucosidase, with amino-acid sequence MRTPTLPLRAGGVKTSAPFLRHLAETDCRPLRSCHSIRRRGSRESIRGRTARAAQIHHPEESRSRSGAAGGLAARLHPGRDTRRPGRPGPAAPPAPPSDAALAATAARHDLSREQFYFVLPDRFANGSTANDQGGITGGRLDTGLDPADKGFYHGGDLKGLIDRLDYIQDLGTTALWMAPIFKNRPVQGTGKDASAGYHGYWITDFTQVDPHFGTNAQLKELIRKAHARGIKVFFDVITNHTADVIDYREQTYGYRSTGAYPTLDADGAPVHETEIADANAAHGTARWPTVTKDSFAYTPTYRNAADARAKTPSWLNDVTLYHNRGDSTFAGESATEGDFSGLDDLDTQNPRVVEGMEQIYRNWVQEAGVDGFRIDTVKHVNMAFWTQWATALKEDAGRLGKAKFFMFGEVYDSDPAATAPYVTRGKLQATLDFPFQSAARSYVSQGGSAQALSRLYAQDYRYTTAATDAYELPTFLGNHDMGRFGGFLESDNPGASAAELLRKDTLGQELQFLTRGQPVVYYGDEQGFTGDGGDKDARQDMFASRVASYNDDTVIGGTPGAKDRYGTSGPLYRSIAALAKLRRENPALADGAQIERHADDGPGVYAFSRIDAGQQVEYLVAVNNAATDRTVTLDTFSAGMRFSRIHPSAGATIVSGADRRATVTVPAGAAVVYRAAGRAAAPAAAPAITLRAPAEGSTGTVTIGADVSGGGFDRVTFAAQVGNGAWQTLGTADNGRYQVTQDLSSAAPGTAVRYKAVVQDSAGHLRSATGGFTTGAPVAETPGTAASYSYAVVHYQRQDGDYDGWNLYTWGDIADGESTTWPDGHPFIGRDAYGAFAYVRLKPGASSVGFIVEKDGVKDYDGDRTVDLSKGAEVWVRQGSGDLATANPDPAAPGTSQAVIHYHRADGDYDGWGLHVWTGAATGTDWGSPLRPVRKDAFGAVFEVPLADGATSLSYIVHRGDAKDLPTDQSLDLSGTGHEVWINGGQEGYILPQLGSVGADLDLTAAKAQWIDRSTVAWPSTAAGGADLPAGASAQLVYDPAGGLAVQDGALTKDGYWIRLLPKAGGLTAAQLAAYPHLKGYRAFTVDPRDTARITRALRGQLIATQRSASGALLAATGVQTPGVLDDLYARTAAKAELGPVVRDGRVRLSLWAPTARSVSVDLYDRARGGTPQTVPLRRDDATGIWSATGPASWQGRYYRYQVRVWAPTVQRVVDNQVTDPYSVALSTDSERSLVADLSDRALKPAGWDSAKAPKAVKPTRQQIQELHIRDFSVEDSTVPAAERGTYLAFTRSDSAGMKHLKALAQAGVTTVHLLPTFDIATIRENRAQQKLPACDLKALAADSERQQECVAAVQADDAYNWGYDPYHYTVPEGSYATRTDGTARTVEFRRMVQALHQAGLRVVLDVVYNHTAASGQAEHSVLDKVVPGYYQRLSASGQVTTDSCCADTAPEHAMMNKLVVDSVVTWARQYKVDGFRFDLMGLDPRQTMLDVKSALAKLTPARDGVDGRTLFLYGEGWNFGVVADDARFVQATQANMAGTGIATFNDRLRDAARGGNYELSSAPQQGFASGLYTDPNGSAANGTPAEQRARLLHQMDQVKVGLTGNLAGYSFTDTAGKRTTGAGVDYNGAPTGYAADPGEAIEYVDAHDNADLYDALAYKLPVATSAADRARMQALALATTALAQGPGFAQAGSDLLRSKSLDSNSYDSGDWFNAIHWDCRDGNGFGRGLPMAADNQAMWPTARSLLADPALRPGCEAIEGASEQYRQFLRIRQSSPLFALDTAAEVQRRLTFPLSGTAGETPGVITMHLDGTGLPGAEKGITVVFNATPQAQRQTLSRLRGSRQALHPVQAGGGDRVVRASAFDGATGTFTVPARSVAVFVQH; translated from the coding sequence GTGCGCACCCCGACCCTGCCCTTGCGGGCCGGGGGAGTCAAGACCTCGGCGCCGTTCTTGCGTCATCTTGCTGAAACGGATTGCAGGCCACTACGGTCCTGCCACTCGATCCGCCGTAGAGGGAGTAGGGAGTCCATCCGTGGCCGCACCGCCCGCGCAGCCCAGATCCACCACCCCGAGGAGAGCCGGTCGCGCAGCGGTGCTGCTGGCGGTCTCGCTGCTCGCCTCCACCCTGGGCGCGATACCCGCCGCCCGGGCCGCCCGGGGCCGGCCGCCCCACCGGCCCCGCCGTCGGACGCCGCGCTGGCGGCCACCGCCGCCCGGCACGACCTCAGCCGGGAGCAGTTCTACTTCGTCCTGCCGGACCGGTTCGCCAATGGCAGCACCGCCAATGACCAGGGGGGCATCACCGGTGGGCGGCTGGACACCGGCCTGGACCCCGCCGACAAGGGCTTCTACCACGGGGGCGACCTCAAGGGCCTGATCGACAGGCTGGACTACATCCAGGACCTGGGCACCACCGCCCTCTGGATGGCGCCGATCTTCAAGAACCGGCCGGTCCAGGGCACCGGCAAGGACGCCTCGGCCGGCTACCACGGCTACTGGATCACCGACTTCACCCAGGTCGACCCGCACTTCGGCACCAACGCCCAGCTCAAGGAGCTGATCCGGAAGGCCCACGCCCGAGGGATCAAGGTCTTCTTCGATGTCATCACCAACCACACCGCCGATGTCATCGACTACCGCGAGCAGACCTACGGCTACCGCTCCACCGGCGCCTACCCCACCCTGGACGCCGACGGCGCCCCGGTGCACGAGACCGAGATCGCCGACGCCAACGCGGCCCATGGCACCGCCCGGTGGCCCACGGTGACCAAGGACTCCTTCGCCTACACCCCGACCTACCGCAACGCCGCCGACGCCAGGGCCAAGACCCCGTCCTGGCTCAATGACGTCACGCTCTACCACAACCGGGGCGACTCCACCTTCGCCGGAGAGTCCGCCACCGAGGGCGACTTCTCCGGCCTGGACGACCTGGACACCCAGAACCCCCGGGTGGTCGAGGGCATGGAGCAGATCTACCGGAACTGGGTGCAGGAGGCCGGTGTCGACGGCTTCCGGATCGACACCGTCAAGCACGTCAACATGGCCTTCTGGACCCAGTGGGCGACCGCGCTCAAGGAGGACGCGGGCCGCCTGGGCAAAGCGAAGTTCTTCATGTTCGGCGAGGTCTACGACTCCGACCCGGCCGCCACCGCCCCGTATGTCACCCGGGGCAAGCTCCAGGCCACGCTGGACTTCCCGTTCCAGAGCGCCGCCCGCAGCTATGTCTCCCAGGGCGGCTCCGCCCAGGCGCTCTCCCGGCTGTACGCACAGGACTACCGCTACACCACCGCCGCCACCGACGCCTATGAGCTGCCGACCTTCCTCGGCAACCACGACATGGGCCGGTTCGGCGGCTTCCTGGAGAGCGACAACCCCGGCGCCTCGGCGGCGGAGCTGCTGAGGAAGGACACCCTCGGCCAGGAGCTCCAGTTCCTCACCCGGGGCCAGCCGGTCGTCTACTACGGCGACGAGCAGGGCTTCACCGGCGACGGCGGCGACAAGGACGCCCGCCAGGACATGTTCGCCTCCAGGGTGGCCTCCTACAACGACGACACCGTGATCGGCGGGACCCCGGGCGCCAAGGACCGCTACGGCACCAGCGGGCCGCTCTACCGCTCCATCGCCGCCCTGGCCAAGCTCCGCAGGGAGAACCCCGCCCTCGCCGACGGCGCCCAGATCGAGCGCCACGCCGACGACGGCCCGGGCGTCTACGCCTTCTCCCGGATCGACGCCGGGCAGCAGGTCGAGTACCTGGTCGCGGTCAACAACGCCGCCACCGACCGGACCGTCACCCTGGACACCTTCTCCGCCGGGATGCGCTTCAGCCGGATCCACCCCTCGGCCGGCGCCACCATCGTCAGCGGCGCCGACCGCAGGGCCACCGTGACCGTCCCGGCCGGCGCCGCCGTGGTCTACCGGGCCGCCGGCCGGGCCGCCGCGCCCGCCGCCGCCCCCGCCATCACCCTGAGGGCCCCCGCCGAGGGCTCCACCGGCACCGTCACCATCGGCGCGGACGTCTCCGGCGGAGGCTTCGACCGGGTCACCTTCGCCGCCCAGGTCGGCAACGGCGCCTGGCAGACCCTGGGCACCGCCGACAACGGCCGCTACCAGGTCACCCAGGACCTCTCCTCGGCGGCGCCCGGCACCGCCGTCCGCTACAAGGCCGTCGTCCAGGACTCCGCCGGGCACCTGCGCTCCGCCACCGGCGGCTTCACCACCGGCGCCCCCGTGGCGGAGACCCCCGGCACCGCCGCCTCCTACAGCTACGCGGTGGTGCACTACCAGCGCCAGGACGGCGACTACGACGGCTGGAACCTCTACACCTGGGGCGACATCGCCGACGGCGAGTCCACCACCTGGCCCGACGGCCACCCGTTCATCGGCCGCGACGCCTATGGCGCCTTCGCCTACGTCAGGCTGAAGCCCGGCGCCTCGTCGGTCGGCTTCATCGTCGAGAAGGACGGCGTCAAGGACTACGACGGCGACCGCACCGTCGACCTCTCCAAGGGCGCCGAGGTCTGGGTCCGCCAGGGCAGCGGCGACCTCGCCACCGCCAACCCCGACCCCGCCGCCCCGGGCACCTCCCAGGCGGTCATCCACTACCACCGCGCCGACGGCGACTACGACGGCTGGGGGCTGCACGTCTGGACCGGCGCCGCCACCGGCACCGACTGGGGCAGCCCGCTGCGGCCCGTCCGCAAGGACGCCTTCGGCGCGGTCTTCGAGGTGCCACTGGCCGACGGCGCCACCTCGCTGAGCTACATCGTCCACCGGGGCGACGCCAAGGACCTGCCCACCGACCAGTCGCTGGACCTGTCCGGCACCGGCCACGAGGTGTGGATCAACGGCGGCCAGGAGGGCTACATCCTCCCGCAGCTCGGCAGCGTCGGCGCCGACCTGGACCTCACCGCCGCCAAGGCCCAGTGGATCGACCGGTCCACCGTCGCCTGGCCCTCCACCGCCGCCGGAGGGGCCGACCTCCCGGCCGGAGCCTCCGCCCAGCTGGTGTACGACCCGGCCGGCGGCCTCGCCGTCCAGGACGGCGCCCTGACCAAGGACGGCTACTGGATCCGGCTGCTGCCCAAGGCCGGCGGCCTCACCGCCGCCCAGCTCGCCGCCTACCCGCATCTCAAGGGCTACCGCGCCTTCACCGTCGACCCCCGCGACACCGCCCGCATCACCCGCGCCCTGCGCGGCCAGCTGATCGCCACCCAGCGCAGCGCCTCCGGAGCCCTGCTCGCCGCCACCGGCGTCCAGACCCCCGGCGTGCTGGACGACCTCTACGCCCGCACCGCCGCCAAGGCCGAGCTCGGCCCGGTGGTCCGCGACGGCCGGGTGCGGCTCTCCCTGTGGGCGCCCACCGCCCGGTCCGTCTCCGTCGACCTCTACGACCGCGCCCGGGGCGGCACCCCGCAGACCGTGCCGCTCAGGCGGGACGACGCCACCGGCATCTGGTCGGCGACCGGCCCCGCCTCCTGGCAGGGCAGGTACTACCGCTACCAGGTCAGGGTCTGGGCCCCCACCGTGCAGCGGGTCGTCGACAACCAGGTCACCGACCCCTACTCGGTCGCCCTCTCCACCGACTCCGAGCGAAGCCTGGTCGCCGACCTCTCCGACCGGGCCCTCAAGCCCGCCGGCTGGGACAGCGCCAAGGCCCCCAAGGCGGTCAAGCCCACCCGGCAGCAGATCCAGGAGCTGCACATCCGCGACTTCTCCGTGGAGGACTCCACCGTCCCCGCCGCCGAACGCGGTACCTACCTGGCCTTCACCCGCTCCGACTCGGCCGGGATGAAGCACCTCAAGGCGCTCGCCCAGGCCGGCGTCACCACCGTCCACCTGCTGCCGACCTTCGACATCGCCACCATCCGGGAGAACCGCGCCCAGCAGAAGCTCCCCGCCTGCGACCTCAAGGCGCTCGCCGCCGACAGCGAGCGGCAGCAGGAGTGCGTGGCCGCCGTCCAGGCCGACGACGCCTACAACTGGGGCTACGACCCGTACCACTACACCGTCCCCGAGGGCTCCTACGCCACCCGCACCGACGGCACCGCCCGCACCGTGGAGTTCCGGCGGATGGTGCAGGCGCTGCACCAGGCCGGGCTGCGGGTCGTGCTGGACGTCGTCTACAACCACACCGCCGCCTCCGGCCAGGCCGAGCACTCGGTGCTGGACAAGGTCGTCCCCGGCTACTACCAGCGGCTCTCCGCCTCCGGCCAGGTGACCACCGACTCCTGCTGCGCCGACACCGCGCCCGAGCACGCCATGATGAACAAGCTGGTGGTGGACTCGGTCGTCACCTGGGCCCGGCAGTACAAGGTGGACGGCTTCCGCTTCGACCTGATGGGCCTGGACCCCCGGCAGACCATGCTGGACGTCAAGTCCGCGCTGGCGAAGCTCACCCCGGCCCGCGACGGCGTGGACGGCCGCACCCTCTTCCTCTACGGCGAGGGCTGGAACTTCGGCGTGGTCGCCGACGACGCCCGGTTCGTCCAGGCCACCCAGGCCAATATGGCCGGTACCGGCATCGCCACCTTCAACGACCGCCTCCGCGACGCCGCTCGCGGCGGCAACTACGAACTCTCCTCCGCCCCCCAGCAGGGCTTCGCCTCCGGCCTGTACACCGACCCCAACGGCAGCGCCGCCAACGGCACCCCCGCCGAGCAGCGGGCCCGGCTGCTGCACCAGATGGACCAGGTGAAGGTCGGCCTCACCGGCAACCTGGCCGGATACTCCTTCACCGACACCGCCGGGAAGCGCACCACCGGCGCCGGGGTCGACTACAACGGCGCCCCGACCGGCTATGCGGCCGACCCCGGCGAGGCGATCGAGTACGTCGACGCCCATGACAACGCCGACCTCTACGACGCCCTCGCCTACAAGCTGCCGGTCGCCACCTCGGCCGCCGACCGGGCCCGGATGCAGGCGCTGGCGCTGGCCACCACCGCCCTCGCCCAGGGCCCGGGCTTCGCCCAGGCCGGCAGCGACCTGCTGCGCTCCAAGTCGCTGGACTCCAACTCCTATGACTCCGGCGACTGGTTCAACGCCATCCACTGGGACTGCCGGGACGGCAACGGCTTCGGCCGGGGCCTGCCGATGGCCGCCGACAACCAGGCGATGTGGCCCACCGCCAGGTCCCTGCTGGCCGACCCGGCGCTGCGGCCCGGCTGCGAGGCCATCGAGGGCGCGAGCGAGCAGTACCGGCAGTTCCTGCGGATCAGGCAGTCCTCGCCGCTCTTCGCCCTGGACACCGCCGCCGAGGTGCAGCGGCGGCTCACCTTCCCGCTCTCCGGCACCGCCGGGGAGACCCCGGGCGTGATCACCATGCATCTGGACGGCACCGGCCTGCCCGGCGCCGAGAAGGGCATCACGGTGGTCTTCAACGCCACCCCGCAGGCCCAGCGGCAGACGCTGAGCCGGCTCCGGGGCAGCCGGCAGGCGCTGCACCCCGTGCAGGCGGGCGGCGGCGACCGGGTGGTCAGGGCGTCCGCCTTCGACGGTGCCACCGGTACCTTCACGGTTCCGGCGAGGAGCGTCGCGGTCTTCGTGCAGCACTGA
- a CDS encoding phosphatase PAP2 family protein: MTRTLRERVGHWRRFPGRPRLWFELLLIAVSYWVYSLIRNAVPEQERSAQQHARQIWGLEQHLGIAVEKSVNHAVNSVTWLITGMNYYYATLHFIITIGVLVWVFRCHPGRYAAVRTGLFVTTGIALVGYYFYPLAPPRLMTGESFVDTVAVHHTWGSMASGDMAHVSNQYAAMPSMHIGWSLWCGLTIAFLTRHRWARVLGLLYPLATLTVIVATANHFLMDAVGGVGCLTVGLTASRLVYHRWAFHLPQLPHQHLPAGAAGQGGPTLPRPATEEPEQPKVAASSR; encoded by the coding sequence ATGACACGCACCCTGCGGGAGCGGGTAGGCCACTGGCGGCGGTTCCCCGGCAGACCCCGGCTCTGGTTCGAACTGCTGCTGATCGCGGTCAGCTACTGGGTGTACTCACTGATCCGCAACGCGGTCCCCGAGCAGGAGCGGTCGGCCCAGCAGCACGCCCGGCAGATCTGGGGCCTGGAGCAGCACCTCGGCATCGCCGTGGAGAAGAGCGTCAACCACGCGGTGAACTCGGTCACCTGGCTGATCACCGGCATGAACTACTACTACGCCACCCTGCACTTCATCATCACCATCGGCGTGCTGGTCTGGGTCTTCCGGTGCCATCCGGGCCGGTACGCGGCCGTCCGCACCGGGCTCTTCGTGACCACCGGCATCGCCCTGGTCGGGTACTACTTCTATCCGCTGGCGCCGCCCCGGCTGATGACCGGCGAGAGCTTTGTGGACACCGTGGCGGTGCACCACACCTGGGGGTCGATGGCCTCCGGCGACATGGCGCATGTCTCCAACCAGTACGCGGCGATGCCGTCGATGCACATCGGCTGGTCGCTCTGGTGCGGGCTGACCATCGCCTTCCTCACCCGGCACCGCTGGGCGCGGGTGCTGGGCCTGCTCTATCCGCTGGCCACGCTGACGGTGATCGTCGCCACCGCCAACCACTTCCTGATGGACGCGGTCGGCGGCGTCGGCTGCCTGACCGTGGGCCTCACGGCCTCCCGGCTGGTCTACCACCGCTGGGCGTTCCACCTGCCGCAGCTGCCGCACCAGCACCTCCCGGCCGGAGCCGCCGGGCAGGGCGGGCCGACGCTGCCCCGGCCGGCCACCGAGGAGCCGGAGCAGCCCAAGGTGGCCGCCTCCAGCCGCTGA
- a CDS encoding bifunctional [glutamine synthetase] adenylyltransferase/[glutamine synthetase]-adenylyl-L-tyrosine phosphorylase has translation MSAVPREGRTSRPEVRLARRGFTDPGTALRLLGEPALGGLEQDSVLLDALAATADPDLALLGLSRMAEALGADERRRLLDTLTTAKPLRDRLLGVLGTSAALGDHLARHPGDWHALVTFEVRDMHPGPEDFLAALRDGVRRRGTADAADALRLGYRRCVLAIAARDVTGSTDLAQTAAELADLAGATLRAALEIAGEEDPEAARACRLAVIGMGKCGGRELNYISDVDVIFVAEPAGDAEEQQALRAATRLASRMMRLCSDTTGEGTIWPVDANLRPEGRNGPLVRTLASHLAYYQRWAKTWEFQALLKARPVAGDADLGREYLDAVTPLVWKAADRENFVADVQQMRRRVVDSIPSAEVDRELKLGPGGLRDVEFSVQLLQLVHGRTDSTLHSPNTLQALAELSAGGYVGRTDAASLDAAYRFLRTLEHRIQLYRLRRTHLLPRDEADLRRLGRSLGFRTDPVKELDRVWKRHAMEVRRLHEKLFYRPLLDAVARLAPGEAGLSPQAARARLEALGYADPAAALRHLSALASGVSRKAAIQRTLLPVLLGWFADSADPDAGLLNFRRVSDALGATPWYLRLLRDEGATAEYLARVLSAGRLAPDLLLRAPEAVAMLGDPDGLVPRGRAGLQQEVLAAVGRAGSASDGVVAARSVRRRELFRTAAADLLGRLGDDPSTAVDAAGEALTDLNAATLEGALRAAVDGWQGTAEEELPTRIAVIAMGRFGGHELGYGSDADVLFVHDPLPGADEATAARAARTVCNELRTLLAAPSTEPPLLVDADLRPEGRQGPLVRTLASYAAYYRRWSHAWESQALLRAEPVAGDAELGERFRELIDPLRYPADGVDDADLREIRRIKARVESERLPRGADPTTHFKIGRGGLADVEWTVQLLQLQHGHLVPELRTTRTRAALAVAREAELIEQEDAEVLDAAWVLATRVRNAVMLVRGRPGDSFPVDVRELGGVARYLGYGGGHAGAMVDDYRRTTRRARAAVERIFYG, from the coding sequence ATGTCGGCAGTGCCGCGTGAGGGCCGCACCAGCCGTCCCGAGGTGCGGCTTGCCCGCCGGGGGTTCACCGACCCCGGGACGGCGCTGCGGCTGCTCGGCGAGCCCGCGCTGGGCGGCCTGGAGCAGGACAGCGTGCTGCTGGACGCACTGGCCGCCACCGCCGACCCCGACCTGGCGCTGCTGGGCCTCTCCCGGATGGCCGAGGCGCTGGGCGCCGACGAGCGCCGCCGCCTGCTGGACACCCTCACCACCGCCAAGCCGCTGCGCGACCGGCTGCTCGGCGTCCTGGGCACCTCCGCCGCCCTGGGCGACCACCTGGCCCGCCACCCCGGCGACTGGCACGCCCTGGTGACCTTCGAGGTCCGCGACATGCACCCGGGCCCGGAGGACTTCCTGGCCGCCCTGCGGGACGGTGTACGCCGCCGGGGCACCGCCGACGCGGCCGACGCCCTGCGGCTCGGCTACCGCCGCTGCGTACTGGCCATCGCCGCCCGCGACGTCACCGGCAGCACCGACCTGGCGCAGACCGCCGCCGAACTCGCCGACCTGGCCGGCGCCACCCTCCGCGCCGCCCTGGAGATCGCCGGCGAGGAGGACCCGGAGGCCGCCCGCGCCTGCCGACTCGCCGTGATCGGGATGGGCAAGTGCGGCGGCCGGGAGCTCAACTACATCTCCGACGTGGATGTGATCTTCGTCGCCGAACCGGCCGGTGACGCGGAGGAGCAGCAGGCCCTCCGGGCCGCCACCCGGCTGGCCTCCCGGATGATGCGGCTCTGCTCCGACACCACCGGTGAGGGCACCATCTGGCCGGTCGACGCCAACCTCCGCCCCGAGGGCCGCAACGGCCCGCTGGTCCGCACCCTGGCCAGCCATCTCGCCTACTACCAGCGGTGGGCCAAGACCTGGGAGTTCCAGGCGCTGCTCAAGGCCCGCCCGGTGGCCGGCGACGCCGACCTCGGCCGGGAGTACCTGGACGCCGTCACCCCGCTGGTCTGGAAGGCCGCCGACCGGGAGAACTTCGTCGCCGATGTGCAGCAGATGCGCCGCCGCGTGGTGGACTCCATCCCCAGCGCCGAGGTCGACCGGGAGCTGAAGCTCGGCCCCGGCGGCCTGCGCGACGTGGAGTTCTCCGTGCAGCTGCTGCAACTGGTGCACGGCCGCACCGACTCCACGCTGCACAGCCCCAACACCCTCCAGGCGCTCGCCGAGCTCTCCGCCGGCGGCTATGTGGGCCGTACCGACGCCGCCTCCCTCGACGCCGCGTACCGCTTTCTGCGCACCCTGGAGCACCGCATCCAGCTGTACCGGCTGCGCCGCACCCATCTGCTCCCGCGCGACGAGGCCGACCTGCGGCGCCTCGGCCGGTCGCTGGGCTTCCGTACCGACCCGGTGAAGGAGCTGGACCGGGTCTGGAAGCGGCACGCCATGGAGGTCCGCCGCCTCCACGAGAAGCTCTTCTACCGGCCGCTGCTGGACGCCGTCGCCCGCCTCGCCCCCGGCGAGGCCGGGCTCTCCCCGCAGGCCGCCCGCGCCCGGCTGGAGGCGCTGGGCTACGCCGACCCCGCCGCCGCGCTGCGCCACCTCTCCGCGCTGGCCTCCGGGGTGAGCCGCAAGGCGGCGATCCAGCGCACCCTGCTGCCGGTGCTGCTCGGCTGGTTCGCCGACTCCGCCGATCCCGACGCCGGGCTGCTCAACTTCCGCCGGGTCTCCGACGCGCTCGGCGCCACCCCCTGGTACCTGCGGCTGCTCCGCGACGAGGGGGCCACCGCCGAGTATCTGGCCCGGGTGCTCTCGGCCGGTCGGCTCGCCCCCGACCTGCTGCTGCGCGCCCCCGAGGCGGTCGCCATGCTGGGCGACCCGGACGGGCTGGTGCCGCGCGGCCGGGCCGGGCTCCAGCAGGAGGTACTGGCCGCCGTCGGCCGGGCCGGCAGCGCCTCCGACGGCGTGGTGGCAGCCCGCTCGGTGCGCCGCCGGGAACTCTTCCGCACCGCCGCCGCCGACCTGCTCGGCCGACTCGGCGACGACCCGTCCACGGCAGTGGACGCCGCAGGCGAGGCCCTCACCGACCTCAACGCCGCCACCCTGGAGGGCGCCCTGCGGGCCGCCGTCGACGGCTGGCAGGGGACCGCCGAGGAGGAGCTGCCGACCCGGATCGCGGTCATCGCGATGGGCCGCTTCGGCGGGCATGAGCTGGGCTACGGCTCCGACGCCGATGTGCTCTTCGTCCACGATCCGCTGCCGGGCGCCGACGAGGCCACCGCCGCCCGCGCCGCCCGGACCGTCTGCAATGAGCTGCGCACCCTGCTCGCCGCCCCCTCCACCGAACCGCCGCTGCTGGTCGACGCCGACCTGCGGCCCGAGGGGCGGCAGGGACCGCTGGTACGGACCCTGGCCTCGTACGCCGCGTACTACCGCCGCTGGTCGCACGCCTGGGAGAGCCAGGCCCTGCTGCGCGCGGAGCCGGTCGCCGGCGACGCCGAGCTGGGGGAGCGGTTCCGGGAGCTGATCGACCCGCTGCGCTATCCGGCGGACGGGGTGGACGACGCCGATCTGCGGGAGATCCGCCGGATCAAGGCCCGGGTGGAGTCCGAGCGGCTGCCGCGCGGCGCCGACCCCACCACCCACTTCAAGATCGGCCGGGGCGGTCTCGCCGACGTGGAGTGGACGGTGCAGCTGCTCCAGCTCCAGCACGGCCACCTGGTGCCGGAGCTGCGCACCACCCGTACCCGGGCCGCGCTGGCGGTGGCCCGCGAGGCGGAGCTGATCGAGCAGGAGGACGCCGAGGTGCTGGACGCCGCCTGGGTGCTGGCCACCCGGGTCCGCAACGCGGTGATGCTGGTGCGGGGGCGGCCCGGGGACAGCTTCCCGGTGGATGTGCGGGAGCTCGGCGGGGTGGCCCGCTACCTCGGCTACGGGGGCGGGCACGCGGGGGCGATGGTCGACGACTACCGCCGTACGACGCGGCGGGCGCGGGCCGCCGTGGAGCGGATCTTCTACGGCTGA
- a CDS encoding LLM class flavin-dependent oxidoreductase, giving the protein MALTFHWFLPTYGDSRHVVGGGHGLPAAAAGGQRPATLGYLTQVARAAEELGFTGALTPTGAWCEDAWLTTAMLARETERLKFLVAFRPGLVAPTLAAQMATTFQRHSGGRLLLNVVTGGESHEQRAYGDFLDKDARYARTGEFLEIVRALWQGGTVDFTGDHLRVEQARLGRLPDPVPEVYFGGSSPAAGDVAARHSDVYLTWGEPPAQVAEKIAWIRRLAGRAGRTVRFGIRLHVITRDTADQAWAEARRLLDGFAPETVQAVQAGLARSESEGQRRMLALHGGGRDGLEVAPNLWAGIGLVRGGAGTALVGSHAEVAERITEYHRLGIDEFILSGHPHVEEAYWFGEGVLPLLADAGLWTHPAHPEPQPTTAPVPFAALTR; this is encoded by the coding sequence GTGGCCCTGACCTTCCACTGGTTCCTGCCCACCTACGGCGACAGCCGCCATGTGGTCGGAGGCGGGCACGGCCTGCCCGCAGCGGCTGCGGGCGGCCAACGCCCCGCCACCCTCGGCTACCTCACCCAGGTCGCCCGCGCCGCCGAGGAGTTGGGCTTCACCGGCGCCCTCACCCCCACCGGCGCCTGGTGCGAGGACGCCTGGCTCACCACCGCCATGCTCGCCCGGGAGACCGAGCGGCTGAAGTTCCTGGTCGCCTTCCGCCCCGGCCTGGTCGCCCCCACCCTCGCCGCCCAGATGGCCACCACCTTCCAGCGGCACAGCGGCGGCAGGCTGCTGCTGAACGTGGTCACCGGCGGCGAGAGCCATGAGCAGCGGGCATACGGCGACTTCCTGGACAAGGACGCCCGCTACGCCAGGACCGGCGAGTTCCTGGAGATCGTCCGAGCCCTGTGGCAGGGCGGCACGGTCGACTTCACCGGAGACCACCTGCGGGTCGAGCAGGCCCGGCTCGGCCGGCTGCCCGACCCCGTCCCGGAGGTCTACTTCGGCGGCTCCTCGCCCGCCGCCGGGGATGTCGCGGCCCGCCACAGCGACGTCTACCTCACCTGGGGCGAACCGCCGGCGCAGGTCGCCGAGAAGATCGCCTGGATCCGCCGCCTGGCGGGGCGGGCGGGCCGCACCGTCCGCTTCGGCATCCGGCTGCACGTCATCACCCGGGACACCGCCGACCAGGCATGGGCCGAGGCCCGGCGGCTGCTGGACGGCTTCGCCCCGGAGACCGTCCAGGCCGTCCAGGCGGGGCTGGCGCGCAGCGAGTCCGAGGGGCAGCGGCGCATGCTCGCCCTGCACGGCGGCGGCCGGGACGGGCTGGAGGTCGCACCGAACCTCTGGGCGGGGATCGGGCTGGTCCGGGGCGGCGCCGGGACCGCGCTGGTGGGCAGCCATGCCGAGGTCGCGGAACGGATCACCGAGTACCACCGGCTCGGCATCGACGAGTTCATCCTCTCCGGGCACCCCCACGTCGAGGAGGCCTACTGGTTCGGCGAGGGCGTGCTGCCCCTGCTGGCCGACGCGGGCCTCTGGACCCACCCGGCCCACCCCGAACCCCAGCCCACCACCGCCCCGGTCCCCTTCGCCGCCCTCACCCGCTGA